The following proteins are co-located in the Diorhabda carinulata isolate Delta chromosome 4, icDioCari1.1, whole genome shotgun sequence genome:
- the LOC130893373 gene encoding protein crumbs homolog 2-like, which produces MLGKVIVAFLVCIVYIEICRSCDIDQTKHGCLIKNLTCTCGAGCISDYRYDTIQECQSALKGKKRDICKTHNPCMHNGTCIQISQHPGYRCRCEGTGYFGARCSRVCPTPGQGRVGTVYPYECIVI; this is translated from the exons ATGCTCGGCAAAGTTATTGTGGCTTTTTTAGTGTGTATTGTAT ATATAGAAATATGTAGAAGCTGTGACATAGATCAAACTAAGCACGGATgtctgataaaaaatttaacgtGTACATGTGGTGCAGGCTGTATATCAGATTATAGATACGACACAATTCAGGAATGCCAAAGTGCATTAAAAg gTAAAAAGAGAGATATATGCAAAACTCACAACCCTTGTATGCATAATGGAACTTGTATTCAGATTTCACAGCATCCTGGTTACAGGTGCAGATGCGAAGGGACGGGATATTTTGGAGCCCGATGTAGTAGAG tTTGTCCTACTCCTGGTCAAGGAAGAGTTGGAACCGTCTATCCTTACGAATGTATAGTGATATGA